In Aegilops tauschii subsp. strangulata cultivar AL8/78 chromosome 3, Aet v6.0, whole genome shotgun sequence, one genomic interval encodes:
- the LOC141043030 gene encoding uncharacterized protein, with protein MATIRGAQLVTYLDPEREVPAPKLSDKDGKVTDVPNPAYEIDRARDSQVLSFLFNSISPPVMVQIATCTTASTAWTAITEIFISQTQAAIVNTRIALSITKKGNSTIVEYFGRMKALGDEMAAIGKPLTDDDMVSYILAGLDFDYMSFVSSICARTVPIKPNELYVQLISFESRLAMFEGGSSSSHSSANAASRGGPGGFSHGGGRGRNGGGRGHGGGRGNGGNDGRGNECYRRFNIAFTKEKSASAVSNSSYGVDTNWYVDTGATDHITGELGKLTVRERYNGHDQVNMPNGAVSNGWSLCQLDVQNAFLHGVLEEEVYMKQPPGYEGKIIIFMLVYVDDIIVASSSEDAVSALLENLKRDFALKDLGDLHYFLGIEVKKVTDGIVLSQEKYVSDILKRSDADWAGCPDDRRSTGGFVVFFGPNLISWSARKQATVSRSSTKAEYKALANATAELIWVQTLLAELGINHSSVARLWSDNIGASYLSANPVFHARTKHIEVDYHFVRERVAKKLLDIRFIPTNDQVADGFTKALSWRKLEEFKNNLNLIKL; from the exons ATGGCCACAATCCGTGGCGCTCAGCTGGTCACCTACCTCGATCCAGAGAGGGAGGTACCGGCGCCCAAGCTATCGGACAAAGACGGCAAGGTCACCGACGTGCCGAACCCGGCATATGAGATCGACAGGGCCCGAGACTCTCAGGTTTTGAGTTTTCTTTTCAATTCCATCTCACCCCCTGTGATGGTTCAGATCGCAACATGCACCACGGCGTCAACAGCATGGACTGCAATCACGGAGATCTTCATCTCCCAGACGCAGGCGGCCATCGTCAATACGAGGATCGCCCTCTCCATCACCAAGAAGGGGAACTCCACCATCGTTGAGTATTTTGGCCGCATGAAGGCCCTCGGTGATGAGATGGCTGCCATCGGCAAGCCGCTCACGGACGATGATATGGTGTCGTATATCCTTGCTGGCTTGGATTTCGACTACATGTCCTTCGTCTCCTCCATCTGCGCCAGGACCGTCCCCATCAAGCCCAACGAGCTCTACGTGCAACTCATCAGCTTCGAGAGCCGCCTCGCCATGTTTGAGGGTGGAAGCTCATCGTCCCACTCATCCGCGAACGCCGCCTCCCGTGGCGGTCCCGGTGGCTTCTCTCACGGTGGAGGCCGCGGCAGGAACGGCGGCGGCCGTGGTCACGGTGGTGGTCGTGGCAATGGAGGCAACGACGGCCGCGGAAACG AGTGCTATAGGCGCTTCAACATCGCATTCACCAAGGAGAAGAGTGCGAGCGCTGTGTCCAACTCCTCCTACGGCGTCGACACCAACTGGTACGTCGACACAGGCGCCACAGATCACATCACCGGAGAGCTCGGCAAGCTCACCGTGAGGGAGAGATACAACGGCCATGATCAAGTGAACATGCCCAACGGAGCAG TATCAAATGGTTGGAGTCTTTGTCAATTGGATGTGCAGAATGCGTTTCTTCATGGCGTTCTAGAGGAGGAAGTCTACATGAAACAGCCACCTGGGTATGAG GGAAAAATAATCATCTTTATGTtggtatatgttgatgatattattgtgGCCAGCTCATCAGAAGATGCGGTCAGTGCATTGTTGGAAAATCTCAAGAGAGACTTTGCACTTAAAGATCTTGGCGACTTGCACTACTTCTTGGGAATAGAAGTGAAAAAGGTAACTGATGGGATAGTCTTAAGTCAAGAAAAATATGTGTCAGATATATTAAAAAGGTCAG ATGCAGATTGGGCAGGTTGTCCTGATGATAGAAGGTCAACTGGTGGCTTTGTTGTTTTCTTTGGACCAAACCTCATATCTTGGAGTGCACGAAAACAAGCAACTGTGTCTAGATCCAGCACTAAGGCTGAATACAAAGCTCTAGCAAATGCCACGGCTGAGTTGATATGGGTTCAAACCCTGCTTGCTGAACTAGGTATAAATCATTCTTCTGTTGCACGATTATGGAGTGACAATATTGGTGCTAGTTATCTGTCAGCAAATCCAGTGTTCCATGCAAGAACAAAGCACATTGAAGTGGACTATCATTTTGTTCGTGAAAGAGTAGCCAAGAAGCTATTGGACATTCGTTTTATTCCTACTAATGATCAAGTTGCAGATGGCTTCACTAAAGCCTTGTCATGGCGCAAATTGGAAGAATTCAAGAACAATCTCAACTTGATAAAGTTGTGA